A region of the Nitrospirota bacterium genome:
TACTGATATTCTCACCCGCAACTATTTCAGTATGTATAATGGCCGGGGTATTGTCAGTTGTATTTCTCCTGTTAAATACAGGTTCTTCGACAACAGATTTTCTCAGATAGCCCTTGCTGTATCCCTGTCTCACACCTTCATTTACGGCATCACTCAGGAGCCCTCCGGCAATAGAGACATCCTGACCAAACTCAATGAAAAAAACAGCCAGACCAGTATCCTGACAGAGAGGCATAGACTCCTTAGCCGCAATCTCGGAATTTTGCATAATCTGTCTCAGCACCTCCTGCCCGAGTGGTGATTTTTCCGTATCAATAGCCTTCTCGTATGCAGCCGTAACATCCGCGCTGAGGTTGAAATTTGCATCCATGCACATTTCCCTGACCTTATCTACTATGTCGTTGAAATGAACTCGCCTCATTTTAGAATTTCCTTAAGCTCCTCGACCCCGCTTTTGATCATGTTTGCAGATTTGATAAAGGCGGTCTCCTCATCATCCTTAAACTTTACTTCAACAATCTCCTCAATCCCAGTTCTACCAAGCTTTACAGGCACCCCTGTAAATATTCCTTTCATCCCATACTCTCCCTCAAGGTATGCCGCACAAGGCAAAATCTTTTTCCTGTCAAGGAGAATTGCCTCAACCATTTCTACGATGGAAGCAGCAGGGGCGACATATGCGCTTCCTGTCTTGAGTAGTTCAACTATTTCACCGCCTCCAAACCTGGTACGCTCAACCATATCATCAATCCGTGACTTTGGGAGCAATTCAGTTATTGGAATGCCCGCCACTGTGGAAAACCTCGCAAGCGGGACCATAAGATCACCATGCCCTCCAAGAACAAAGGCATGAACATTATCCGCAGACACCTTAAGTTCAGATGAAATAAAGCACTTAAAGCGTGCAGAATCAAGCACTCCGCCCATTCCTATTACACGATGCTTTGGAAAACCCGAAACAGTGTAGGAAACCCATGTCATCAGGTCCATGGGATTGGTCACTACAATAAGTATGGAGTCTGGAGACCGCTTGGCCGTCTCTAAAGTTACTCCCTTTACGATACCCGCATTCTTCTCGAGAAGGTCTCTTCGGCTCATTCCAGGTTTTCTCGCAAGTCCTGCAGTAATAACCACTATGTCAGATGCAGAAGTATCGTCATAATTATTGGTTCCGGTAATGTTAACATCCGAGCTGCTCAATGATGCGGATTCAAGGATATCAAGCGCCTTACCCTGGGGAATTCCTTCGACAATGTCAATTAATACAACATCACCGAGTGATTTTTCCATTATCCTTTGCGCTGCAGATGCTCCAACATTACCTGAGCCAATAATTGTTATTTTATTACGTCCAGCCACTTTCACCTCCTTAATGATGGAACTGCGTTCGCCTACTAATACCAGCGGCCTAAATCATCTCTCCTTCAACACCGCCCTTTTCTCCGGAAGATTCAACACCAGCAACCATCCTCCTGTCTATTTTTACCACATCTTCAAATCTCAGATCCACACCGAACACGCCTTTAATCTCACTGTTCTCATTTCTGACAGGTGTAGAGATGGTCACACATAGTGCATCTGTTACAAGAGATTTATAGAAGTCTGTAACAATGGTCTTTCCGCTCCTTACAGGTTCAATAAACCATGGCCTGTTGGAAAAGTCCTGTCTCATGTCAAACTTCTCGTATTTGGCCCTGTCAATCACCTGAGTAATATTTTTAGTCAATATCTTTCCGTTGAGGTCAACTACATATGCAAACTGAATAAATGGATTCTCATCCACCAGTTTCTGCATCTTCTCTTCCATCCCGGCTGCGTTCAGGACTCTGAATGATTCATCATCAACTAATTCTTCAACCAGTGATGCCACAATCTCTTCAGCACGCTTTTTTAAGCGGTCCAGGTCAGAACCAAAATATTCAGGCAAATACTTTTTTGACTGGGCATACATCTCATCCGAGGAAATCGCTGTCAGCCTTCCGGCCTCATACTGTTCCATAACCCACTTAAATATCTTGGCAACTCCCGGGTGTTTCTTATCTACCTGCTCTTTATGATCTATCCCGAGATGTCCGTTTACCCAATAAGCTATTCCTGCGATTCCTGATTTATCAGTAATTGTAATCCCCATAGGCCTCTTGAGCAATTTAACGGTATCAAATATATTGTATATTTCCTCGTTCTTCAAAGCCCCATCTGCATGGATGCCGGCGCTCGTATTATTAAAATCTGCACCTACAAACGGATAGTTTGCAGGGACCAGTACTCCAAGCTCTTTCCTGAAATAATCAGCCAGGTCAGTTATCACTGTCGTATCTACACCATTAGTGTCACCACGCAGGGCGATATACTCCATAATAAGAGACTCTACAGGGGTATTCCCTGTCCTCTCGCCAAATCCAAGCATAACACCATTAGCCGAGCAACATCCGTATAACCATGCTGTCGTAGCATTAATAAGCGCCTTGTGGAAATCATTGTGGCCATGCCATTCAAGTTGTTGTGAAGGGACCCCTCCATAGTGGACAAGGCCATAGATCAATTCCGGGATACCGCGCGGGGTAGACGCACCTATATAAGGAACGCCATAGCCCATCGTATCACATGCCCTTATCTTAACAGGGATTCCGCTCTGCTCAGACAACGTCATCAGCTTTTGAACGAACGGGATAACAAAATTATAAAAGTCGGCACGCGTAATGTCTTCAAGATGGCATCTGGGTATGATTCCGGATTCCAGCGCCTTACTGACTATATCCAGATACTTATTAGCGGCCTCTCTTCTGGTCATCCCAAGCTTAAGGAAAATATGATAATCAGAACATGAAGTCAGTATTCCGGTCTCCTTCAGACCTGCCTCTTTGACTATCTGAAAATCCTCCTTAACGGCCCTGATCCATCCTGTTATCTCTGGATACCTGTAGCCCCGTTCCTGACACTTCTCGACCGCCTCCCTGTCTTTTTTGTTGTAAAGGAAAAACTCACATTGTCTTAACACCCCGTTAGGTCCGCTAAGTTTGTGAAACATGTCGTATATGTCTACTATCTGCTTTACGCTGTATGGAGGTCTCGACTGCTGTCCGTCACGAAAAGTCGTATCACTTATCCAGAACTCCTGCGGTGTAAATTGAGGAACAATGCGGTGATTAAACGGGATCTTAGGCACCTCACTGTAAGGGAAGAATTCTCTGAAAAGGTTTGGCTCTTTAACCTCCTGAATCTCATAATGATATGCTGACCTCGCGAGGAGATTTTTTTCTTTGACCAGACCGGACATAACGTTGAAATCTTAACACAACGGAATCTTTTATTGCAAGGAATTTGTAATAAAGAGTAACTACTTATTTACCTCTAAAGTCACCGCACGACCGCCTGTAAACCTTATGGTTACCCTGTCCCCAACCTTTATCTTATCAAATGGTATTATCTGACCATCTTTAAATATAGGTATGCCCATGTAGACAACTACTGATATTTTCCCCATTTTAATATCATCTAATGTCACCAGGTTAAGGGCCTGGTTGAGTTCTTTGACCGTACCGCTTGCGTCTCCATGTCCATATTCATCCCCGTGATAAATCTTTGAAAGGTCTATGTTGCGGACCGGACTTCCATCATCCGGTGCGATGCCTGCAGTCTTAAATACTACTTCACCACCAAGCCTGACGCATGACATAGGAGCTCCATTTCTTATAGTTATATATAAGTAAGTCCATACTCTGTACTGGGTACCCGGCTCCAAAGTCGCTTCCGGCACTATTATCTCCACGTTTCCCATCCATGAAGCAGTCCCTCCTATACCCCACTCAGTAGTCAGGAGCGTCCCCATGCCATACCTGCCGCCTGATATATTTACAGATTCCAGTGCTGGTTTTAGATCTCTCAGTCCGTCTGAAAGAGTCTCTAAGGTTTCCTTGTCCCAGGTAATGATAACAGGCCTCTCTGTGGAAACCCCATCTGAAAGAGTTCGTGGATTGGATGATACCATTTTTAGTAATGGTGGACAGGCAATCTCAGCAGACATAGAATTAGTCGGAAATGAGATTATGTTAAATATACTGAGAGAAATAATGGCTGCATAATAATAAATATTTTTCATCCGAAATAGCCTTTCAAATCCCCCCTGCCCCCCTTTTCTAAAGTGGGGTAATTAATTTACCCCTTTGAAAAAGGGGGATTAAGGGGGATTATTTTCATGCACCTGTGAGCCCACGGCAGAATGAGTATTCACCTCTGACATAACGCAGTAAAGCCGCGTTGGTCGGCCATTATATCCAGATTCAGGGTGGCTACATCCTCAATCTCCATATCGAGATCATCCGGTCTTTTTTTGTCACTTCGGCATCCGGTAAAAACAGTCTTGAGATATGTTTTGCATTCTTCACAACTCACGGCCCGCACGCACTGATCCCTGACAGAATCTCCAACGATGAGGCCAAAACGCTCCGGACTCGAATTCCCGCAGGAAGGACAACCGGTCATGGGGTAATGCCACCTGTACGCGCAAAAACAGCAGGAAAGCAGGCGCTGTTCATATGTCTCGTCCTCAGGGGTAAAGACAATGGCCATAGCCGGTGGAGACGAACATAACGGACATATCCCCTTCCCGGAGCTTATTTCAAGATTCAGTTTTTTCAATGTATTTTCAAAAGATGGTTTGAGTATCCATTTGAGCAGTGCATTTTTGAATTTATCTTCTTTTAAGAGTCCCTGGCTTATAAACTCCTGCACGGCATCCGATGATGAACCGGAACACCCTATTTCTTTACCCCCTCCCATGCATGTCTCAAACAGCTTAAATACGTCCTTAGCAATGTTTATGCTGCTGGTAAGTTTAAGCTCACTTATTCTTGTTGTGTCGAGAAGATGTATTCTTTCTGACTCTCCTTTTGGCGATAAAGCTGCAGAAGTCTCAAACAAGGCAGACAGGTCATCCGGAGAATATGCACTCCAGATATCAAGAAGTCCCTTGTAGAAAACAACCATATCATGGATAAAGGGATAATGCCTTACCCTATCGTCCAGGTATAACTTGAATTTAGTATATTCTTTTATCTTTTGCATAATTCAGGTTTAGTAATAAGACGATTTATTGTATAGTATGAATTCATTATGGTAAAGATCATTGACAGATATATCCTCCGCGAACTTTCTCTTTCCTTCATCCTCAGCATTGCGATCTTGTTATCAGCATTCCTTATGCAGCAGGTAATTAAATTCTCGAAGATATCGTCTGAAACGGGTATAAGTTTTCTTCTCCTCGTAAAATTTTCCTTCTTCATTATACCCCTTTTTTTAGTGCTTGCAATACCGCTCTCAGTATTGATCTCATCAATACTGACATTTAGCAGGCTCTCGACAGATAATGAAGTAACTGCAATGAGGTCAGGGGGATTAAGTGTATACCGCATGCTTTTCCCCGTATTAATCTTTTCAATAACGGCGTTTCTTCTCGCGTTGGTTTCATCGTCTGTTCTTCAGCCAATGGGACATAAGTATATTCGCGTGCAAGCCTACGAGACACTGAACGAACAAAAGAATCTGGGATTGCATGAGGGTGTATTTAATAATCTGTTTAATCTGCTGGTATATGTGAAGAAAATCACATCAGGGAATACATTAAACAGTATTCTCATTTCTGACCGGTCGGCAAAGGATTCAAAAATTATTACTGCCAGGCAGGGTAATATCCTCAATGATCCGTCTACATCAAACCTGTTTTTGAAACTTCAGGATGGTCATATATACTTTGAGACTGGTGACAAAACTAAGTATCAGATGGTCACGTTTTCAACATATCTCTTGAGACTGGAGTCAGTCCAGTCCATTGAGAGTGTCCGGCTTGTAAAAGAGACATGGGGTCTAAGCCTGTCTGAATTGAAAAAGAAAATAAACGATAAAAAAGAACAGGGGCAGACAAGGGAATACAGGCGGCTGTTGATGGAGTACTATAAGAAGTTTTCGCTGCCTGCGGCAGCCCTGGTACTGGGACTTCTCGGCTCACCAATAGGTATTGTGACCAGATTTTCAAGCAGATTTGCCGGCTTCATACTAAGCATTGTCATTGTTTTCAGCTACTACATACTTGACACCGGCTTTGAGATACTGGCCGTCGAGGGTTATATACATCCTGTGTTTGCAGCCTGGGCTACTGTTTTTATTTCGCTTATGCTGGCGATAATTACTATAGTTTTAGTATCTGCAGAAAAAGGGATCCATTTGTTAAATATTTTTTCCAGAGGCAAATGAAGATAATCACACGATATATCTCTTCCGAATTACTAAAGTTGTTAATTCTCATTGCAGCGGCATTCACAGTACTGTACCTCCTCATTGATATCTTTGAAAATATTGGCGATTTCACAAAGGCCCATGCAGGCTTCATGACAATTGCGGGTTACTTTCTTTTCCGACTCCCGCAGGCAATTTATTTCACAATACCTCTTTCACTCCTCTTTGCATCATTTTTGAATCTTGGTCTCTTTACAAAATACAATGAGCTCACTGCCCTGCGTTCAGGCGGACTGAGTATACACAATATTACACTGCCTGTCTTGGCGATAACACTGATTTCTTCTGCCGGTGCATTCTTATTAAATAACTCTGTCATACCTGTAAGCAATAAGATGGCAGAGGATATACGTATGACGATCGAGGGAAAACCAAGGGAAATGTTTTTTAAAGAAGACAGCCTGTGGATAAAGGCTGACGACTATACAATATACAATGCAAGCTTTATAGACCCGGACAAGAAGATCATGGGGCGGATAAATATATATTATCTGACACCTGACTTTAATATAAGGGAAAGCATCTCAGCTAATGGCGCGGTCTCCATAGATAATCAGTGGTTTCTTAAATCAGGTGTAAGGAGGCTGTTTGATCCTGATAACAGAAATATAACACTCATCGAGTTTGATACCCTTCCATTGGAATTCCCTATAAGACAAGATGATTTCAGTCATGTAACTGTCCAGGCATCTGAAACAAGCTATACAACCCTTAAAAAATATATAGACACAATCAAAAGAGAAGGCTATGAGGTTAAAAGACTTACAGTTGATTTATATGCCAAGACATCGTTCCCATTTTCAGGGTTTATTCTATCAGTCTTCGGAATGACCTTTGGTTTCAGTATAAAGAAGAAGTTTGGCGGACTTGCCAGAGGCATAGGGATGTGTATTCTTACCGGTGTACTCTATTGGACCACCTACTCTCTGTCTTTAAATATGGGATACGCAGGCAGCATAAACCCAATTCTTTCGTCCTGGCTTGCAAATCTTGTGTTTAGCGTTATAGGCGGATTAATTTACTTCAGGGCTATGAAACTATAGTACTGACCTCGAGTTTTTTCCCGGATCTGAGCATCTCTCTAAATGAATCAAATGGCACCGGTCTGCTGAAATAATAGCCCTGCATCTCCTCGCACCCATGTCCAGCAAGGAATAGGAGCTCCTCTAACTTCTCTACGCCTTCTGCTACTGACCTCAACTTTAGTGTATGGGTCATCGCTAATATTGTCTCAACAATGGATGCACCATCAGGATTAGTTGTAATGTCCATTACAAAGGAGCGGTCTATTTTTAACACATCAATAGGAAACTTTTTCAGGTAACTGAGAGAGGAATAACCAGTACCAAAATCATCTATTGAAAGCCTGATTCCTCTGTCTTTTATCGCAAAAAGCTTCCTGACAAGTTTTTCCTCATTCTTCATCAGGATGCTCTCTGTCAGTTCCAATTCAACATACACAGGGTCGAGGCAGTTCTCGTCCAGTGCAGAGCCAATCAATTCAATAAGGTTTTCATTTGCAAACTGCCGTGATGAAAGATTTGAAGACATAACAAGATTAGAAAACCCATCGTCTATCAGCTTTTTCATATCTCTGCAGGAAGTACGAAGTACCCATTCACCTATCGGAAGGATAATACCGGTCTCCTCTGCAATATAGATAAATTCTGCCGGTGATATCATGTACCCGTCTTTCTGCCATCTAATCAATGCCTCCATTCCACAGATCTCTCCTGTAGACAAGTCAATTTTGGGCTGGTAATAGAGAACAAATTCCTGCTGTTCCAACGCCTTTCTGAGATTAGTTTCCATACTCAGTCTGTTCTTAACCCTCACGTTCATTTCTTCGGCAAAGAACTGGTAGTTATTTCCTCCCTGCGCCTTACAATGATACATGGCAGTATCAGCCTTCATCAATAGATGGTCAGCCGTCTCACCATCTGAAGGAAACATAGAGATCCCGATACTTGCAGCAACAAACAGCTCATTCTCATTGATCTTCACAGAGGCAGTAAACAAGTCCAGGATGTTCTTTGCCACTGTAATAATATCATTTGTGTCAGTCACATCGTTTACCAGAATAACAAACTCGTCCCCGCCCAGCCTTGCAACCGTATCATAATTTCTAACGCTATTAGCAAGTCGTTCAGCAATCTGTTTCAGGAGGATATCTCCTGAGCTGTGTCCCAGGGTGTCATTTATTACCTTAAACCTGTCAATGTCAAGCAGCATAACGGCATACAACATCTTTTTCCTTTTCTGATAGGCCGTGGCCTGACCAAGCCTGTCATTAAGGAGATTTTTGTTGGCTAAGCCAGTCAGGGAATCGTGGGTTGCCTGATCCATCAGCTGCTCTTCAAACAGTTTTCTATCTGTTATATCATGAACCACAACACACATAGTATTACTATCGCACTGTGAGAGATTACTTGCGGATAATTCAGCATACACTACGGAACCATCTTTATGTCTCAGCCTGAGATCCCTCTTCTCTTTATCTATACGTTCTATCTCAAGAGATGAAGTTTCAATGTCCTCTGAAACTATGTCATATAATGACATTTTCAATATTTCATCACTATTGTAGCCAAGAAGGCTTTTAAATGCCGTGTTGCCTTCAAGTATCATCTTGTCTGCACAATTAACAATAATAATACCTTCATTTGCCTGCTCTATGACAGCCCTGTATTTCGCCTCTGATTCTTTCCCCATCCGTCGAGAAAGGACCAGTTTTTTAAAAAGCCGGTTATTTATCAAGGCAAATACAAGTACTGCAAGAACAAACCAGAGGATAAAATATGTAATTGTATCAACACCCTGTCTGTATATTTTCCTTTGGGATTCAACCTTTGTAACGAATGCATTGTTGCCATAAATGTCTTTTACAGTGGCGTAGCCAGCCACTAAGTCCCTGCTTAATGGAGATACCAGGACAGGGGCCGCATCATCAATCTTTTGAATTGCGATCTTAATATCATCAGGTATTATCTTATCGTCTACTCTAATAACATTAATGGACAATTTTGTCTGTTGGGCTATCTGTTCGATCTCTTTAGAATCAAGATAACGACCTATAATAAGCGCTCCGCGAATCGGCCCTTTGAATTCATTCGTTAGAACCGGTCTTGAGGAGACAAGCAGGATGCCTTCAGGAAGCCGCATAATACCTTTTATCGTACTCTCAATGCGAGGATGTCTCACGAGAGGGCTTTCCGGAGTAAGGTGCTTTAGGAAGCTCTCAGAGACAGGAACCGGAATTTCTCTGATGAGATCAAACCCCCTTTTATAAACAACTTCTCCACTGTTTCTTATATAAACCAGGATATTAAGATGCAATTGGGGGAAGACTGCATCAGGAAGGTTGTCTTTGAGAAATGCCTTGTTGCCATCGTTAATAAACTTATAACTCTCATCCCATCCGGCATAATCACCATTTACAGTACTTAAGTGTGCAAGTTCACCGTTGAGAGCATTAAGCGTCCGTTCTACATTCTTCTCCATGTTGTTATGCTCGATTTCGACAAAACTGTCAAGTAAGATCAGCCTGGATGCAATCAAAAGGACAATAAATAATGCAGACAGGGAAGTCCCCACAATTACAAACATTTTAAACTGCCGATAATCAAACAATTTCTTCATCATCCTTTGAAATTTAAGTTATAAACTAATTTAATGCTACATATTATCGTCCTTTAAACAGAATTCGTTAACAGTTTTTAGTCCTAAAGATAGAAAAAATTGATATTTTACTGCAGAAACCAGACATTTCATTTAATTACAAGAGGTTGACCATTGACTTTAAATCTTCAGATTGCTAATATAAGCGGAAAATCAAAGGGACCGAATCTTATGGGTCAATACATACTTGTCCTTGATCAGGGTTCTCAAAGATCCAGCGCCTTACTCGTTGACAGCCACGCAAAAATAATTGCCAGGTCAGAATACCCTTTGAAGCCACATATACTCCGCTCAGGTTGGATTGAGTACAACGCAGATGACATCTTAAAAGGCCAGTTAAATTCGATCAAGACTCTTTTCCGGAAAATCGGATCTAAAAAACAACAGATAGCTGCACTTGGAATATCGGGACAGCAATCCACGATACTGCTGTGGGATAAAGAAACCGGAAAACCAGCTTGCAATGCAATAAGTTACAGCGACCCGCGGGGAACAGACATATGCAGACAGAGGTTTGAACGTAGGCATATAGTTCGTGAACGTACCGGACTTGACCTTTCACCTTTCTATTCTGCATCCAAGATTAAGTGGGTTCTGGATAATATCAAGGCTGTGCAGAAACTCGCAGAGAAAGGGCGTTTGTTACTTGGAACAGTAAATACCTATCTACTGTGGCATTTGTCAAACAGGTCCGTCTATATTATAGATCATGCAAGTGCGGCTCAAACACTTCTGTGCAATATATTTACCAGGACCTGGGACAGAGAATTACTTGATTTGTTCAATCTGCCCCATGAAATATTCCCTGCCGTTGTGCCCACTTCATCTTATTTAGGTGATGCAGTTATTGAGCGTCAGGCAATCCCGATACATGCATCTATTACAGAAAAACAGGCCTCCCTTGTTGGACAAGGACTATTTCAGGAGGGGGAGGTAAGTATTAACTACGCTGACGATGGACTTATACTTGCAAATACAGGAAAAAAAATATTCCTTTTACCAGGTCTCCTGACAACCATTGCATGGTCAAATCAAGAAAATACATCGTATCTACTGGAAGGCGTAATTAATTCAGCTGGTTCATTCTTATCATGGCTGAAAGACAATCTTGGTCTCATCGGTCCAAAAGAAGACATTGAAAAGCTCTGCAAGGGATCTGTAAACCGGCTATTTATGCTGCCATCATTAGACGGCCTCGGAACCCCTCACCGGGAGAGTTACAGCACTGTATGCTTGTATGGACTTAAAAAGAATTCGAGGAGAGAGGATATAGTGCGTGCAGCAGTTGAGGCAATAGCATTCATGGTAAAGGACAATCTTAATGTTATTCAGACAGACGGACGCTTGCAGTTGAAAAAGGTAGTATGCAGTGGCACTGTCTCAGAGATATCTCATCTGATGCAGTTCCAGGCTGACATCCTTAAGATGCCGGTGCACAAGGTTAAGGAAGATTATAATACTGCCATTGGAACTGCCTTCCTCGCAGGGCTCAGCAAGAATATCTGGCAAGGCATATCTTCGATCGAGAAAATAACATCTTCTGCAAGTACCAGGGTCTTTCACCCTAAGCTAAGCGACCAGGAGGCTGCAAAGCTGTATGAGCGCTGGCGGCTCACCTTTTATCACTCAAGAGAATGGTCAAGAAATTCTCCTTAGTTATACTTATCATCACCACAGGCTTTGCTCTTTCAGGCTGCATGTCAATAATAAACTCGTATCGCTCCAATGTTGCCTTGAATAATTGGGAGAGACTGGCGCACCAACGCCGGTACGATCGTGCAGAAGAGTTAATTAACAAAGCTCTCAAGTACAACCCCGAAAATGTTAAGGCATGGACCGCTCTGGGAGATGTCTATCTTATTACAGAAGAATACAGAGAGGCCAGGTTAGCCTATGAGGAGGCATTACGACTGGACAGGGATGCATTCGAGGCATACTCCGGGCTGATGGCGGTTGAACTTGAAGAGTCCGGTTATTCAGACGTGATAAAAGATAAAATCAGCAGGGAGATTGAGGCATACAAAAATACAGGTGAAAGAAACGCTAAAAGGTTGATGGCGGTATTTAACGTGCTTAATTTTCTGCATGAATATGATAAGGCTGCAGAAATAGCAGAAGAGATCATGAAACTATCTCCTGATGAAAAGACCTCAGAGACGTTGTCCGGCTTTCTCTCTGAGGAGTTGCTAAGCGAGAAGGATGTGGACAAACGTCTTATAAGAATCGAACATTTTCTATCTTTATTCCCGTCAGCCAAAGAGTCCTTTATGGTAAATCACCTCAGGCTTGGCATCTTACAAAAGGACCTTAAAAATAGAGATTTATTATTCAAATTTGGTGAGGAATGGTTAAAGAAAGAACCAGAGAACAGGAGGGCAAATTTCTCAGTTGGTTACTGGTATACAGAAGAAGGTATCTCACTGGAGAGTGCGGTATTACACATAAGAAAGGCATTAGACCTTATGGTAAATCCGGACCTTGCTGATAAACCTGATCACTACCCTGAAATCGAGTGGTTGAAGGACCTTAAAAAGACAACTGGTATATACTATTCAACGCTGGGGTTGGCATACTATAAGCTCGGCCAAAAGGAGATGGCCGAAGAGGCATACATAAAGGGGACTCAATATCTTGAGTACGACAAAGAACTCTACTTCAGATTGGGTAATATCCTGGAAGAACGAGGTGATGCACTGGGTGCTGTAAATGCTTATGTGCAGGCGCTCAAATCAGGCGAAAATAAAGAGGCAGAGGAAAGACTGCTAACTCTGACAGGATCTGACGCTGCAAGCACTAACAAGTTTTATGCGATCAAAGAGGGGATAACGTCATTTACAGATGTGACTGCAGATGCAGGACTTCAGGGAATTGAGGCTTCAAGAATAGCCTGGGGAGACTTCAATAATGACGGATATGAGGACCTCATGCTTAACGGGGCGCTGCTTCTGAAAAACAATGGTAATGGAACATTTACCGATACAACCGCGAGCGCTGGAATTAAAAAAATTGATGGAGCCAATGGGGGTATATGGGGAGATATTGATAACAATAGTTTTATTGATTTCTACACATTTGCAAAAGGCAGTAATAATATTGACCGGCTATGGAAAAACAACGGGGATGAGACGTTCACAGACATTACCTTGACAGCTTTTACAGATGTGGACAACTAC
Encoded here:
- a CDS encoding EAL domain-containing protein; translated protein: MFDYRQFKMFVIVGTSLSALFIVLLIASRLILLDSFVEIEHNNMEKNVERTLNALNGELAHLSTVNGDYAGWDESYKFINDGNKAFLKDNLPDAVFPQLHLNILVYIRNSGEVVYKRGFDLIREIPVPVSESFLKHLTPESPLVRHPRIESTIKGIMRLPEGILLVSSRPVLTNEFKGPIRGALIIGRYLDSKEIEQIAQQTKLSINVIRVDDKIIPDDIKIAIQKIDDAAPVLVSPLSRDLVAGYATVKDIYGNNAFVTKVESQRKIYRQGVDTITYFILWFVLAVLVFALINNRLFKKLVLSRRMGKESEAKYRAVIEQANEGIIIVNCADKMILEGNTAFKSLLGYNSDEILKMSLYDIVSEDIETSSLEIERIDKEKRDLRLRHKDGSVVYAELSASNLSQCDSNTMCVVVHDITDRKLFEEQLMDQATHDSLTGLANKNLLNDRLGQATAYQKRKKMLYAVMLLDIDRFKVINDTLGHSSGDILLKQIAERLANSVRNYDTVARLGGDEFVILVNDVTDTNDIITVAKNILDLFTASVKINENELFVAASIGISMFPSDGETADHLLMKADTAMYHCKAQGGNNYQFFAEEMNVRVKNRLSMETNLRKALEQQEFVLYYQPKIDLSTGEICGMEALIRWQKDGYMISPAEFIYIAEETGIILPIGEWVLRTSCRDMKKLIDDGFSNLVMSSNLSSRQFANENLIELIGSALDENCLDPVYVELELTESILMKNEEKLVRKLFAIKDRGIRLSIDDFGTGYSSLSYLKKFPIDVLKIDRSFVMDITTNPDGASIVETILAMTHTLKLRSVAEGVEKLEELLFLAGHGCEEMQGYYFSRPVPFDSFREMLRSGKKLEVSTIVS
- a CDS encoding VCBS repeat-containing protein encodes the protein MSIINSYRSNVALNNWERLAHQRRYDRAEELINKALKYNPENVKAWTALGDVYLITEEYREARLAYEEALRLDRDAFEAYSGLMAVELEESGYSDVIKDKISREIEAYKNTGERNAKRLMAVFNVLNFLHEYDKAAEIAEEIMKLSPDEKTSETLSGFLSEELLSEKDVDKRLIRIEHFLSLFPSAKESFMVNHLRLGILQKDLKNRDLLFKFGEEWLKKEPENRRANFSVGYWYTEEGISLESAVLHIRKALDLMVNPDLADKPDHYPEIEWLKDLKKTTGIYYSTLGLAYYKLGQKEMAEEAYIKGTQYLEYDKELYFRLGNILEERGDALGAVNAYVQALKSGENKEAEERLLTLTGSDAASTNKFYAIKEGITSFTDVTADAGLQGIEASRIAWGDFNNDGYEDLMLNGALLLKNNGNGTFTDTTASAGIKKIDGANGGIWGDIDNNSFIDFYTFAKGSNNIDRLWKNNGDETFTDITLTAFTDVDNYPTEAAAWVDYDKDGFIDLYLANYERPLHETIDRARGTPDRLFHNNGNGTFDDVSMISGITLRENMCGRGVSWGDYDNDGDSDIYVSNYRLDPNLLWNNNGDGTFSNKAEEKGVEGDETEGAYGHTIGSEWGDYDNDGDLDLFVSNLAHPRYIGYSDKSMLLENQGPPRYNFINRFGDSGIRFEETSADPSFIDYDNDGFLDIFFTSTYKDRNSFLYKGNGDGTFKDVTWLAGVRVDDGWGDAFADFDNDGDMDLAIGGGAGLKLFRNDGNEHHWLHVKVVGRESNYSGIGARVIIRPGEVNPTQTTTKRHPEPGLLSPGEETTKQKTDSRATFKMQMREVQGGKGSGSQHSLPVEFGLGDYSGLLDLEVLFPSGKAIRLNGVTPDQLIIVDERAEGEPSVN